The sequence below is a genomic window from Sphingomonas jaspsi DSM 18422.
TCCGGAGCTGCACTTGGGTGAAGATGTTCTGATAGGCCATCGCTCAGCGCTCCTTCACGACCAGATCGGCAGGTTGAGCCACCAGGTCCACCATTCGGGCCAACCCTTGGTCCACAGCGGACCGCTGATGATGATGCACACCGCGCTCCAGAACCCGGCGTTCAGCGCGAGCAGCAGGCCGAGGCGGTGGATGCCCAGCGTACCGATCGAATAGCCGATGAGGTCGCGGAAGAAAGTGTCCTCATATTCCGGCGTCTTCACCTCGCCCGGCGTGCCGTCCGGATTTGCCGGTGGGTTGACCGCAGACAGGACCAGCGATCCGTGCAGCGCCAGCGCGAGGGTGGTGGTGAAGAAGAAACTCACCGCCAGCATGTGCGCCGGATTATAGTGGAAGTGCAGATACTGGTATCCGGTGTTCGACACCCAGTCGAGGTGACTGAAGATGCCGTACGGGAAACCGAAATGCCATGCGCCCAGCAGGAACGGTCGGATCACGACCAGCGAGAAATAGGCGAAGATGGCGAAGCCGAAGGCGACGGGCACATGATAGCCCATGCCCAGCTTGCGGCAGATTTCCACCTCTCTCAGCGCCCACGATATGAAGCTGATCAGGGCACAGATGGTGATGATCTGCCAGAAGCCCCCTTCCCTCAACGGCGCCAGGCCCAGGCCATATTCGATGTTGGGCGGCGCGATCGAGATCAGCCAGGGATTCCACGTCGGCCCAAGCGAGGCCGCGTAGAAGATCAGCGCCGTCCCGAGGGAGGCAGCGATCGCGGTTACGACACCGAAGAAGCCAACGTAGAAGGGGCCGACCCAGAAGTCGAACAGGTCGCCTCCGATCAACGTGCCTCCGCGCACGCGGTATTTCCGCTCGAAGCTGAGCAGCGCCATAGCTTTATCCTCCCCCGTCGCAAGCCGACGGGATGACTAATGTCGTCCACTGATCGCCGGAGGCGGCGGCCCTGGGGCCACCGCCTCTCGCACAAGTCTTGATCAGGCTGCCGGCGGAGCCGCCGGCGCAGCCGCAGGGGCCACCGCCTGATGCGGACCATCGAGCCAGTTGTACCTGTCCGTGCTGAGCAGGATGAAGTGAATCAGCAGCGCGAGAACGAACAGGAAGACGAACAACGCCACCAGCGCTCTACGCGGATCGAAAATGAGCCACATTCTCCACATGGGTTTATTCCTTATCTAAGGTCGCTAGGCGCCGACCGTCGCCGGTCGGGGACGCGTCGCGAGATATTGATCAGAGCCAGGGCTTCCACATCCAGACGAGGATGTGCGCTACCACGGCAACGGCCGTGAAGCCGATGAAGCTGGTCATGAACAGCTTGTGGAATTCCTTGGCTTCTTCGGGCGTGAGATAGGTTCTCAGGCTGAAGCGGTCGTCATGCGGTGTTGGATCGGTCATAGGTCCTGCTCCAATCTTGCTCTGTTGTGCGAGAGACGGCTGGCGCCTCCCGGCGGTATCCTTCCGGACAAGCCCGGAAAGATGGCGGAGCCCG
It includes:
- the pufL gene encoding photosynthetic reaction center subunit L; this translates as MALLSFERKYRVRGGTLIGGDLFDFWVGPFYVGFFGVVTAIAASLGTALIFYAASLGPTWNPWLISIAPPNIEYGLGLAPLREGGFWQIITICALISFISWALREVEICRKLGMGYHVPVAFGFAIFAYFSLVVIRPFLLGAWHFGFPYGIFSHLDWVSNTGYQYLHFHYNPAHMLAVSFFFTTTLALALHGSLVLSAVNPPANPDGTPGEVKTPEYEDTFFRDLIGYSIGTLGIHRLGLLLALNAGFWSAVCIIISGPLWTKGWPEWWTWWLNLPIWS
- the pufA gene encoding light-harvesting antenna LH1, alpha subunit, which encodes MWRMWLIFDPRRALVALFVFLFVLALLIHFILLSTDRYNWLDGPHQAVAPAAAPAAPPAA
- the pufB gene encoding light-harvesting antenna LH1, beta subunit, producing MTDPTPHDDRFSLRTYLTPEEAKEFHKLFMTSFIGFTAVAVVAHILVWMWKPWL